The bacterium genome segment TTCGGTGGGCGCCCGGGGGGATGCACTTCCCGGAAAATCTCGTAGCGGACTTCTCCGCTGCTGTCGTTGATGTGGCTGGACTCGATAATCCGGTATCCCTCGATGGTGATTTCCTCCTCCGGGGGAATGTGGCTGCGAAGGTGCTCCGGGTTCCGCACGTCGATATAGATGCCTCCGCCGGGGCGTAGGATGCGGTATGCTTCCTGTGCGGCGGCCTTGTCCTCAGTGATGTCTTGGAAGTACCCGAAAGAAGTAAACAGGGAGGTTGCCGCGTCGAAGGTTTCCGCGGCGAAGGGCAGTCGCCGGATGTCCCCGCGGACCCAGGAGAGCCGCGGTTCTTGTTTCCGGGCCTGGTGCAGGAGCGAGAGGCTGAAGTCGAGACCGACGGGCCGGTAGGCATTTTCTTTCCACTTCCGGCTGTGGCGGCCGTAGCCGCAGGCCAGATCCAGGATGCGCGCCCGGGGGGGGAGATCGAGAAGCAATTCGACGGAGGCCGTTTGGACGGGCGTCCACGAATCCTCCGCGCGCTGCATGAGCGGGTAGTCTGCGTCGAAGGAAGTTTCATACCAAGGCTTGTCGGATGTCATGGCCAAGTCTTACGCCGAGAAGGAGCCGGCTTCAGCGCTCGCAAGGGCGGTATCGGGGGAAAGAAATTATGATTATCCGTCTTCTCTTTTATCTGTTTCTCGCTTGGGCAATTTACTACGCGATGACCTCAATCTTCAAAGGGAAGGGAGAGGGGCGGGAGCCGGGCCATGGCGGGGAAGGCTTCGAGGGCGAGCTTCGGGCCTGCCCCGAGTGCCACACGTATTTTCCGCCGGATACGGGTGTTTTAAAAAAGGCGGGGGAAGAGCGGCTGCTCTTTTGCGGGCCGGATTGCGCCGAGCAGTTTGCGGCCCGGGGCAAGCCCAAGGAAGAAAAAAGCTAAGGTTCAGAGGAGACCGCCGGCTTCCCCTTGGTGTTCGGGACGTTGACTTTTCGGGGTCGTACCTTCATCTTTTTCATTACTTGGGGTATGGAGATGCCCCCCGGGTTGCAGTAAACACCTGTTTTGAATGGCGGGGGAGTATCCATGAAGATCTTTATCGACACGGCGAACCTGGATGAGATTCGAGAGGCGGCCTCGCTCGGCGTTTTAGATGGGGTGACCACCAATCCCTCTCTTATCGCCAAAGAGGGGGCGGACATCCATGCCCGGATCAAGGAAATCTGCGGGATTGTGGACGGCCCCGTCAGTGCCGAAGTGGTGGCCACCGAGTGGGAGGAGATGGTCGAAGAGGGGCGGACCCTTGCCGCCATCCACGAGAATGTTGTCGTCAAAGTGCCCGTCGGGCCCGCAGGCCTTCGGGCGGCGAGCAAATTCCGCGAGGAGAACATCCGCACGAATGTGACCTTGATCTTTAATCCGGCCCAGGCGCTTCTCGCGGCGAAGGCGGGCGCCTCTTTCGTGAGTCCTTTTGTCGGGCGTCTTGACG includes the following:
- a CDS encoding methyltransferase domain-containing protein, giving the protein MTSDKPWYETSFDADYPLMQRAEDSWTPVQTASVELLLDLPPRARILDLACGYGRHSRKWKENAYRPVGLDFSLSLLHQARKQEPRLSWVRGDIRRLPFAAETFDAATSLFTSFGYFQDITEDKAAAQEAYRILRPGGGIYIDVRNPEHLRSHIPPEEEITIEGYRIIESSHINDSSGEVRYEIFREVHPPGRPPKKYMYSLRLFEPETLKSLLEEAGFANINLYGHYNGVPVSPTRPRLIATGKKM
- the fsa gene encoding fructose-6-phosphate aldolase gives rise to the protein MKIFIDTANLDEIREAASLGVLDGVTTNPSLIAKEGADIHARIKEICGIVDGPVSAEVVATEWEEMVEEGRTLAAIHENVVVKVPVGPAGLRAASKFREENIRTNVTLIFNPAQALLAAKAGASFVSPFVGRLDDIGQSGMDMVADIVQIFQNYDFATEVLVASVRNPVHFLQAASMGADIATLPFKVIGQLLNHPLTDIGLEKFLSDWRQAQQLR